The Cytobacillus firmus genome segment CGGGGATGCAAAACTTCTTCGAGTGGGTAATGGATTTTGTTAAGAATATCATTAACAGTACGATGGACTGGAAGACAGGCGGAAGATTCCATATCCTTGGATTAACCCTGATCATGTATATTTTTGTTTCAAACATGCTCGGACTTCCGTTCGCGATCACTTATGATCACACTTTATGGTGGAAATCGCCAACAGCCGATCCTGTTATCACCTTAACATTAGCGGCAATGGTAGTCGGGCTTTCGCATTACTATGGCGTAAAGCTTAAAGGAGTAGGAGAATACGGCCGGGATTTTATCAGGCCAATGCCTTTCTTGTTCCCATTGAAAATTATTGAAGAGTTTGCAAACACTCTGACATTAGGACTTCGTCTTTACGGTAACATCTACGCGGGTGAAATCCTGCTGACGTTGCTTGTCGGAGGACTCGCACATGCGGGTATAGGCGGAATGCTTGCCGCAGTTATACCAACACTTGTATGGCAGGGATTCTCAATCTTTGTCGGATCTATCCAGGCATTCATTTTCTGTATGTTAACAATGGTTTATATGGCACACAAAGTGAGCCAGGACCATTAATATATACCTGTTCATTTTATGGACAAAACATTTTAAACAAATAAATTTTCATACAATTTAAGGAGGAACTCAATAATGGGTCTTTTAGCAGCAGCAATTGCAATCGGTTTAGCAGCACTAGGTGCCGGTATCGGTAACGGTCTTATCGTTTCAAAAACAGTAGAAGGTATGGCTCGTCAGCCGGAAGCTCGCGGTATGCTTCAAACTACAATGTTCATCGGGGTTGCACTAGTTGAGGCCGTTCCGATCATTGGCGTTGTTATCGCGTTCATGGTTATCGGCGGTTAATTAATACTGTACCAATCGTTCAAAAATGGCGAAGATCATTCCATGAACCTTCGCCATTCCTTTATGTTTTTTACTGAAAAACTAAATCGGAATCATGCATATGACTCCGTTTCATAAGTGGAACAACTCTTGAAGGGAGTGAATCGAGGGTGTTAACAAACAGTCTAGTATTAGGCGCTGCAGGCAGCGGTTTTAACGGCGGGGACATTTTGTTCCAGCTGTTCATGTTCATTATCTTGTTGGCATTGCTGAAAAAATTCGCGTGGGGTCCGTTAATGGGCATTATGCAGCAGCGTGAAGAGCACATTGCCGGTGAAATCCAGGCGGCTGAAGAAAGCCGTACTGAAGCAAAGAAGCTTTTAGAAGAGCAAAGAAATCTTTTAAAAGAAGCACGTACTGAAGCGCAGGGCCTTATTGAAAATGCGAAGAAACAAGGCGATGTGCAGCGTGAGGAGATCGTTGCGGCTGCCCGCACTGAGTCTGAGCGCATTAAGGAATCTGCCAAGCTTGAAATCGAACAGCAGAAAGAACAGGCAGTTGCCGCTATCCGCGCGCAAGTCGCTTCATTGTCTGTCCTAATTGCTTCCAAGGTTATCGAGAAGGAACTAAGTGCAAATGATCAGGAAAAGCTGATCAATGAATACATTCAAGAGGCAGGAGAAAAGCGATGACGGGCTCCACAGTAGCAAAGCGCTACGCGTTGGCTCTTTTCCAGCTTGCGAATGAACACCAGCTTCTTGACCAAATGGAAGAAGAGCTTCGTGCAGTGAAAGAAGTAGTAAACCATAACTCAGATTTAAAGTCTGTTTTGAAATCTCCAAAGCTTTCAATTGAGAAGAAAAAAGAGATTTTAAAAGAAGCATTTGCATCTGTGAACACGTATGTTCTAAACACGTTAATGATATTAATTGAACGCCACCGTGAAGATCATATCTCTGATGTGGCAGATCATTTTATAAGCCTGGCGAATGACAAA includes the following:
- the atpB gene encoding F0F1 ATP synthase subunit A; protein product: MHHEAPIVDFLGLNFNLSNVLMITVASAIVFIIALLSTRRLAMKPTGMQNFFEWVMDFVKNIINSTMDWKTGGRFHILGLTLIMYIFVSNMLGLPFAITYDHTLWWKSPTADPVITLTLAAMVVGLSHYYGVKLKGVGEYGRDFIRPMPFLFPLKIIEEFANTLTLGLRLYGNIYAGEILLTLLVGGLAHAGIGGMLAAVIPTLVWQGFSIFVGSIQAFIFCMLTMVYMAHKVSQDH
- the atpE gene encoding F0F1 ATP synthase subunit C, which translates into the protein MGLLAAAIAIGLAALGAGIGNGLIVSKTVEGMARQPEARGMLQTTMFIGVALVEAVPIIGVVIAFMVIGG
- a CDS encoding F0F1 ATP synthase subunit B, with translation MLTNSLVLGAAGSGFNGGDILFQLFMFIILLALLKKFAWGPLMGIMQQREEHIAGEIQAAEESRTEAKKLLEEQRNLLKEARTEAQGLIENAKKQGDVQREEIVAAARTESERIKESAKLEIEQQKEQAVAAIRAQVASLSVLIASKVIEKELSANDQEKLINEYIQEAGEKR
- a CDS encoding F0F1 ATP synthase subunit delta; the encoded protein is MTGSTVAKRYALALFQLANEHQLLDQMEEELRAVKEVVNHNSDLKSVLKSPKLSIEKKKEILKEAFASVNTYVLNTLMILIERHREDHISDVADHFISLANDKKGIADAKVYTVRPLSEAEKEALSVSFAAKVGKKSLRIDNIVDTNLLGGIKLRIGNRIFDGSLRGKLERLERQLLG